A region from the Vicia villosa cultivar HV-30 ecotype Madison, WI linkage group LG3, Vvil1.0, whole genome shotgun sequence genome encodes:
- the LOC131657914 gene encoding auxin-responsive protein SAUR32-like, which translates to MQEDKKMKVKKGWLAVQVGLEEEEEGGSSSQKFLIPISYLYHPLFKTLLDEAYDVYGYHTNGPLKLPCSVDDFLHLRWRIEKESSHSNQHNVNHHQHRLPHALIFHSC; encoded by the coding sequence ATGCAGGAAGATAAGAAAATGAAAGTGAAGAAAGGCTGGCTGGCAGTGCAAGTAGGtttagaggaagaagaagaaggcgGTTCATCTTCTCAGAAATTCCTCATCCCTATCTCTTATCTTTACCATCCACTTTTCAAGACTCTTCTCGATGAAGCCTACGATGTTTATGGCTACCACACCAATGGTCCTCTCAAACTTCCGTGTTCCGTTGATGATTTTCTTCATCTTCGTTGGCGAATTGAGAAAGAATCGAGTCATAGTAATCAGCATAACGTTAACCATCATCAGCATCGTCTTCCTCATGCTCTGATTTTTCACTCTTGTTGA